GCCCAGATCCTCAGTTGGAAAGCTAAAACCTGGCACCCCGGAGGTGCTTCGTGAGATCTCCTAAACTGAGCCCCGAGTGCTAACTGGGGGGGCTCGTTTCCCCTCAATTTACTTCTCTTCGGAGAGGTTTCTAGGAATCTCAGAAAGTTGGGTTTTCAAATAGGCCTATGCTGTGCTCATTCTAAAATTTTTCCCGAAAGACCAAAGTATTCTCTCGGGTGGGTAAATTATCAACCTGTTTTCTGATACGTCTTTTAGACCTGAGTTTTATAACATACATTTGATGCCTTCGATGCTAGAATGTTCTCCTTGTTGAGCTCTGTAACCTGATTTATTGTTTCAGGTAGTATAATATCTCTGATCGCTGGACTTTTCTTTGGCTCGATGGCTACCTATGGAGCTTTCTGCGTCTCTCGTGACACCCGGGATGTAAAGATATCATTGCGTAAGTCATGTATTTTATAGACTATTTCTGAATTAGGTATATGTGTTATATGGGCGGGGGAGCGAGAAGCAAAATATAAATTATTCGCAGCTGAATCCAAGCCACTTGGCCAAACAGTTCTCGTctactctcagtggaaagagtccgggcttgggagtcagaggtcatgggttcgaatccccactccgccacttgtcagctgtgtgattgtgggcaagtcacttcacctctctgggtctcggtgacctcatctggaaaatgaggatgaagactgtgagcctcatgtgggacaacctgattaccctgtatccaccccagcgcttagaacagtgctctgcacatggtaagcgcttaacaaataccgacatgattagTACCCGGATAAACAGGATTAAAAGACAAAATatgtgcccccctccccagcgcttagaaccatgcctggctaacagtaaatgcttaaccaataccgtaatttttattattagaattagTAAAACAAATGCAACGGTGCAGCCAGGGGCAGTTTTTTCTGTCCGACAGTGTGGAAGGGTTGGTTTTATCAGCTgggataaggaaaaaaaaaaaagcccccattGTATCATCTTTGAACCCAAGAGCAGCTAAGAAAGAATTACTAAGTATGAGATTCACTAAGATGATCCTGAACCTGACTAGCTTAGTTTTCCAAGGTTTCATTTATGAGTTTTTAATAGATTGGGGCGTtctgagctttcattcattctagTAAGTGTGCTTTGATTCCGAgggtaaataataaataagtacgGGAGAGACAGTGAGGAATTGAGAAAATAGGTTGTTTCTGGAGCAAAGGAAGATTTCGAACAAACATTCCCCAAGTACAGGTTGAGGTAGAAAGTGAACGGTGATAATTTTGTTTGAGGAACTAAACCAGTATTGAGTGTGTCTTGTTACTGTGAAAACCTGAACAGATCGGTGCTTTTTGTCTTCAGATATTTTTCATTATGAATGAAAAGACAGTCAGTGATAGTaaaatgccacttgtcagctgtgtgactgtgggcaagtcacttaacttctctgggcctcagttacctcacctgtaaaatggggattaagactgtgagcctcacgtgggacggacctgatgaccctgtatctcccccagcgcttagaacagtgctctgcacgttattattaaaattgcCTCTGTTGTCTTTACTTTCCTACTTGTTGTGCCTTCCTTAGGGTTCTGCAGTCAATCGTTATCAAAGTAATCCAATCCCAAACTTGCAGTCATTATGGAAATAGAcgtatttgttttattttctttcctaACGGCCCCTGTATTTGGGGCTGTAGAGAAGAGTGAGTACCTATTggctatacataataataataattagatgtatttgttaagcgcttcctatgtgcagagcactgttctgagcgctgggggagatacaggagaatcacgttgtcccacatggggctcacattttttaatccccgtttttgcagatgaggtaactgagggctggagaagtgaagtgacttgcccaaggtcacccagcagacaagcggcggagccgggattagaacccacgccctctgcctcccaagcccgggctccttccactgagccacgctgcttctctaatgcataaTGTATGGTTTTTAATCAGTAATTTCCCCCAAATTATTTATCGGAGTTCATCTGCTTACTATCCAGTGACTTTTCAGCTATTACTCCCCAGATACGTTCACGTATGACCGGAACCTTTTCTCAAGAGCTAATGAGCTTCTCAGGGTAAGATTTCTACCCACAATTATACTCGGAACAGTGTTACCGACTAATTATAACGCACGAGACCTTCTCACCGCTCTAGTGAGTTTAAAGTAGCCGAACATCAGGACAGAAACAGAAGTTGACCCCGCAAGAGGTTTCGACCGGGAGGATTCGGGTGCCGACCGTTCGGTGAAAGAGACGGGACCTCTGATGGAAATCTCTTCCCCGGATTGTCTTGTTTTACAGTTACGGCTTTCGTTCTGGCCACGATAATGGGTGTGCGGTTCAAGAGATCCAAGAAACTTATGCCAGCAGGAATCGTCTCTGGGCTAAGGTAAGACCCATTTCCTCATTCTTGCCCAGTCCAGAGGGCGTCGGGGAATTCTCGTTCAAAAGGGCGCCGTATCTGCTTCATTTCCCTTGTATAATACTGCACTATGCCCTTTTTATCTGATAACGATTACTAGGTCATCAGTCTGTACCCTCCTTTCGGATTATtaaacttcttttgggcagggatagcGTCTACCCCCTCTGTAGaaccctcccaaatgctcagcacagttctccgcacacaggtgctccataaatgctatcgcACTAttctatgtcagctgtgtgactgtgggcgagtcacttcacttctctgggcctcagttccctcatccgtaaaaatggggattaactgtgagcctcacgggggacaacccgatgaccctgtatctcccccagcgcttagaacagtgctctgcacatagcgcttaacaaatacgaaaattatcattcttattattctcctTTGACAATCCATTTCAGGGCCTTCTTACttgattttgtcctctcccaggcgcgtagtgcagtgttctgcacacagtgagagcctaACGGATACGGTGGATTGAGGGATTGATAGAAAGTTAGTCCACAGTGTCTTCACTTGGAAAATAGAGTTGGCGCATTTTGACGAAAAGTGAAATTTCAAAAACCCTCTTGTTTCTCTCACATCTCTATTGTCTTGACTCTGTGTTTTGATACAGCCTCTTGATGATTTTGAGACTCGTTTTGATGCTGCTGTAAGAATCCAAAGCAACTGAGAACTGAGTTCGTATCATTCCATTGCAACAGGCAAACCCGGATTAGTACTTGAAAGATAAGTTTTACCAATAAAGGCTGCTTGTCTCTTTTTGGGTAAAAATGAACATTCACATATGTATCTAAAAAGTAACTAGAACTAgcccaagcatttttttttttttttacagaactgtttttaaaaaagtttttaaTTGTCAATCACTGCTTTCATCATCAAAAGAACTAAATCATGAAATCTGTTTCACTGAAAGCTTATAAAGAAAATAATTATAAACTACAGGTTTTTCTAATCGAATACCATAAAGACTCAGGACAGCAGATAGGTTTGTAATAAAATGAAAAGTGTCAAATAATTTAAAACCCCATCTCCAATGGAACTGAACTAGTAACGGTCATTGATATTTGTTTGTAATACGTTTCAATggaaattatttttctcttgAAAATTTTATCCCAGTCACAGCAAAGTGCACTGTTCAAATAGAGCCAtatttgaataaataaaaatatactcTTTTTACATCCGTTTCTGTACTTTTGTTGGCTTCATAGCAGATGCTTACAACTTTTATCCAGAAATTAAGGACTTTCTGATTTGGTGAAGAAGTTTAGGTAGACAGGATTAGGTATTCAAGCCAAAAGTCTCCCCATCTCTTTGGAAACCGTTTGTCAGTGAATTAAGGATTTCAAAACTGGAAGTAAATACGAAGCCAAGCGGAGACTCTCTTGGATATTCTTCCGACAGAACAGAGTCAAGCGCAAAGATCAGATCGATCCTTCCGAGTCACAGCGGAAAGCTCCGAAGAATTTCACATTTGAATGGCTTCTAGGTATTTTGAATTTTATCATTAGAATGAATATGAATTTGCCTCATGTTTTTTTACAAGAACAAGGGAAGATTCTGCTTAATTTTCCCGTCAGTTATGAAGTGCCTCCTTAGGTTGGTGGTAACGGGACATGGTTCCTAAAGAGATTCgccaggagatgaggaaaaaatggATGACGAGGTTGGGGACGGTTTTGGCTCTGTGGGACAGCGTTTAGGGGTTAAGGTGAGGGCCTGGGGTATGACGGCCTAGCAGAAGTTCcagtttttctttttcagtaGGATATGACCAATTTGGGAAAGTCTTTAAGGCCTgccgtggctagtggaaagagcgcaggcccgggaatcaggagacctgagtcctaatcttggctctcgcctgctgagtgaccttggtcaagtcacttcatttttctgtacctcagtttcctcacgtataaaatgagaatgaaatatatgggcaggaaacaggtctaccaattctgttatgttatattctgccaagtgtttagtacagtgctctgaacacagtaggtgctcaacaaatatgatcgattgattcttctccctccccagagcttaacaaatattgcaagcattagtattactgttatcattattcataTTGTTATTTGGTGGGCCTCGTGTTTCTAAGGGGAGCAGAAGCCCCTCTCCGTCTTTTCTGATCCTCTCTTTTCGTCGTCACTGGGGAAAGTAAGACCGTTTCCAGTTatgaaagcggcgtggcctagcggaaggagcacgggcctgggattcagaggacctgagacctaatcccggatccgccatgtGCCTGCAGTGTGTcctcggacaagtcacaacttctctgtgcctcggtaacctcatgtAGGGTTATAATGGGCATTAAATCttacttcttcctacttagaccgtgatccccataggggacagaaattgtctccaaccttattaacttgtctctatcccagcgcttagaatagtgcacggcatagagtaagtgcttaacagatcctgGTATTATCATCGTCGTCGTGTCATTTCAAATTTATTTTTGCAGCCGTGCTGAAAGATGAAACAGAGGACCCAAACTCTGTTGTTTGAATGCATTTGGAGTATAATCCTCGGAGAAACAGAGTGTGGACATCGTTAGAAGTCTGAGCAGATGATGGCACCTTacacccctccgcccccaagaAGATACGAAGATAATGGTGAAATAATTTGCAGAACTAGCCTGGTGCCCAGGGGCAGTGTAGAGAGTATCTGCCTGTTCTAGGAAATCTTAAACACACAACCAAAGAGCTCTGCCTTCAGAGGGACGAATGCTACCCAGGAATTCTTTTACCTGTAGAGCGGTTTCCAGCCACACCCGTAAGTGAACTAAAGACCGCAAGAAACACCATGATGTAGCAGAGCAGTGACCCACCCGGCCCAGTTTTCCTTCTCTGAATGGCAAAAGGATGGACGGAGCTCGGCcctgtagtcagaggacctgggttctaatgccggctccgcctctggtctgctgtatgacctcgttcaagtcacttcacatctctatgcctcagttacttcatctgtaaaatgaggattaagactgtaagccttgtgtgggacaggaactgtgtccaaaatgattaacttgtgtctaccccgatgcttagtacaaggcctggcacaaagtaaacgcttaaaaagtaccattaaaaacaaaatcaaagatGGGTTGTTTTTTCGCATATTATTTTAAGAGTTCCCAGGGCCCAGATTGACTGAAGGTGTAAGGCCTATTCACCTCATAGGGAGGACTTGATGTTTTCCCCTAAATTTCTTCTGTTTCCACTGTTCAGTAAagatcagagaaacagcgtgatttagtggaaagaacccgggcttggagtcggatgtcgtgggttctaactctggctccgccacttgtcaactgtgtgactttgggtaaggcacttcacttctctgtgcctcagttacctcatctgtaaaatggggattaaaactgggagccccatgtgggacaacctgattaccttgtatctaccccagcacttagaacagtgcttggaacaaagtaaacacttaaataccattattattattatcatgtctgcTGTGGTATACAGCCTCATTGGGGGAAAATGGTGACTAAACAGAGTCTAGGGAtcctcagcgtggcgcagtggaaagagcacggcctttggtgtcagggctcatgagttcgaatcccagctctgccacttgtcagctgtgtgactgtgggcaagtcacttaacttctctgtgcctcagttccctcatctgtaaaatggggattaagactgtgagccctacgtgggacaacctgattcccctgtgtctaccccagcgcttagaacagtgctctgcacacagtaagcgcttaacaaataccaacatcaatgcggtgctgcgtggctcagtggaaagagcccgggcttcggagtcagaggtcctgggttcgactcccggctctgccacttgtcagctgtgtgactgtgggcaagtcacttcacttctctgtgcctcagtgacctcatctgtaaaatggggatgaacactgtgagcctcacgtgggacgacccgattaccctgtatctaccccagcgcttagaacagtgctctgcacatagtaagcgcttaacaaataccaacattattatctctgccacttgtcggctgtgtgactgtgggcaagtcacttaacttctcggtgcctcagttccctcatctgtaaaatggggattaagactgtgagccccacgtgggacaacctgattcccctatgtctaccccagtgcttagaacagtgctcggcacatagtaagcgcttaacaaataccaacattattattatcattcctttgCTGCAGAGGGAAGGGGTAGAGACAGTGAGGAATAGAAGAGAATTAGGCTttagattaaataataatgatggtatttcttaagcactcactatttgccagataccgtactaagcgctgggctagttgcaaggtaattaggatagacacagtccgggtcccacatggggctcacaatccccattttccaggtgaggtgactgagtcccagagaagtgaagtgacttgcccaaggtcacacagcagacaagtggtagagccggaattaggatccatcgccttccgactcccaggccagtgctctggccactatgctgtgctgctggtgatggaagaaaggaggaaactgTCGAGGGGAAGAAACTATAGAGGCCAGGAGAGATTTAAAAAAGCGTGAATTGGGGAAAAGGGACTATGAATCTGTATTTGTGAAATCTGTTCATGCTGATTGGTGATTTTTGGCAAATGAGGACTGGTCCTGTTGAGTCAAATATTCCACCAAGTAGCTACCTGTTCCCCatagtgagggttttttttgtttttgttggggttttttttttcatttttttaatgctatttgttaagtgtttactgtgcccgaccctgtactaagcactggggtagatacaagttaatcaaattccacatgggactcatagtcttagtccccactctacagatgaggtaagtgaggcccagagaagtgaaatgccttgcccgaggtcacatggcatattagtggcggagccaggattagaaccttggtcctctgattcccaggcccgtgctccttagcgcttagaacagtgcttggcacatagtaagcgcttaacaaataccatcatcattattattattatctctcaggccacactgcctctctagccACAGTGGGAACGACTGAGCCATCCTAAGCACAGAGGGCAAGTCTGACACCCAGAGAGCCGGGCCGGAGGAGACCAGGCTGGATTGGGAGCAGTGGGCCGCTGAACGAGACAGGCAAGCGGTCTTAATCCCCTAGGTGACCCAGGGAAGCTGGGGTTCACGGCCTTCGTTGCCCAGAGAATTTCTCCACCCCGGAGACAACTACCAGGGAATGCTGAGGAAGGGGTGTGTTGGAGAGCGgaggttcaatggaaagagctcggggcagGGAACCCGGAGTCCCAGGTCCTAGTCCGGCTCTGCCGCGCGTCTGCctcgtgaccttaggtaagtcacttcacttgcccgagtctcagcttccttatctgtaaagtaggggtAAAATACAGGTCCGTCCCAGacttttaggccgtgagccccgtgtgggggacggggactgtgttcgactgATTTTCTAGAATCTATTCCACAGCTTAATGCAATGTTtagtacatagtcagcacttaaatacccaaaTGATCATTATCGTTACTATGATCATTATCCGTGAACGGTCTGATTGTCTCGCATCTACctcagcccatagtaaacacctaaaataccatcatcatcatcatcatccaaatgTATTTTCCGCACCGATTCTGCAGATTTTCCCGGAGAGTGTATGGCTGATGGATTCCGGGGTAAGGAGCCCAGAGTGCTTTTTTGGGCAAATCGAAAATCATCGCAAAGCAGTTATTCGGGTGACGTCCTGCTCTGtatctttaaaatgaaaatagtaGTAAAATGTGCCAGAACAAATTCCTTTTTAAACCATACTTGAGAGGAAAAACAAGGCGTGGATGTTGGCAAACAAGAGCTAAAGAAGGAATTTTCCACTGCGGAGTGAAAATGAGAGACAATTTTTCCTGACTCTCTTGGAATGAATCAAATTCAACTGCTACCTAACATATTTGCTCACCACCAGGATTAATAGGAGAAATACATCCGATCCTTGGTAAATGTAACTCTTAGAATTCAATCCCAGAAGAAGTGAGTTTGGCCTTGTAGAGAGGATAAATGCCGTTGAGCCGGAAGAGTATATTCATAAATATGCAAAGTCGGTGAGGTTATTAACTGCGATTACTGTGGACTGTCAGAACACAGTGTACTTAAGGTTGCCGAGTGAATTCAGGCATGAGGACTGTTAGTGAAAGAATATGGCTCGGGATAACAACTGGGAGCAGCTATTGCTTTCTTTGGATGGCGAGACTGGATTTGAACTTGGAGAGATTCCCGGAGGACACAGCTCAAATATTAAACCTGATGTAATCAGACAAAAGGAAGGAGATTTTCTTCTGGCCGTCCTCGTGCACACCCAGTAATCCTATTGGTTTTAGGCCGTCTTCTTCCTCTCACTTGGCACTGttgaaaatatcattattattttatgtgccATGAATTTTGTGGTAGGAAATGAAGGCAGCATGTATCTTCTGACAAAAATAATCTCTGTTTTACGTGTTATGTgagggtgaggtaggatgggaaaaaggggaagggaaaaaagttGCCAGCCCTTTGTATTTTATTTTGCAAGATATTAAATGTCTAAGGGGAGGTCATGGACTTGAGACACGACTGGTTCCAAAATACTGAAGCAACgtcgcctactggaaagagcgcgggcctgggaatcagaggacctgagttctaaaccgagctccaccacttgtccgctgcctgACCTGGCACcagtctttctctgtgtctcagttccctcatctgaaaaatgaggattaaggaaaatgtgggacatggattgggtccaacctggttagtagatacaagctaatcagttaatAACTAATATGAGCGAATACAAGCTAATAGTTAAGCTAATACAAGCTAGTTGCAAAGTAAAGTTAGAACATAAGAGCAgccatgagatgttcttccccttgactctatttattgcccttgttctcgtctgcccgtctccccgattagaccgtaagcccgtcaaagggcagggactgtctctatctgttgccaatttgtccattccaagcgcttagtacagtgctctgtacatagtaagcgctcaataaatactattgaatgaatgaatgaacaaagtgcctgacacatagtaagtgcttaacaaatatcaggattttttaaaaaaaggtggactgaatggttttgtgtaAGCACCGCGGGCGTGGGAATGTGTGTTAGTGCAGGTATGAAAGTGTGAAGGCAGAAATGATTAAGTGTCTATCTGCAAGCAAGAAGTGTGCTGCCCATACGTTAAAGGAGGGCAATTCTCTGGGGCGTCTAAGACGACCAGAAtaatcacttactacagtgctccggacacagtGGACTCTAAACTCCTCGAGGGTGGAGTTCGCATGTAATTCTACCggcctctcccaaggacttagtacagtgctcttcattcattagactctaaggtccttgagggtagaagtggcatttagtacagtgctcagtaaatacgactgaatgaatgttactACCCCTGTCGTCCCCTTGCCCTGTGGTgggcttccaactctgttgtgttgtactctcccaaaagctcagttcaatcctgtgcacacagtaagcgctcaataaatgccatcgattgatggattaactGGAAGTGTTAATCGGAAGTaccgctttattcattcattgattccattgtattcgttcaatagtattcgctgagcgctcactgtgtgcagagcactgtgctaagcgctcggaaggtacgattcggcaagagatagagacagtccctgcccaccgacagacagcagaacaaaacaggtGGTCAGGCAATGAACATCATTTGGTGGTCCTTTtataaaggggagtgacatttatcTCTGGTATCTTTGTATATCGGCTGCCTCTTTAGGCAACGTGATGCATTTAAAGTCTCCGTCTTTCTCAGATTGGATGGCTGCATAGCTGActcacaactaattctcttcccctcttcaaagccctactgagagctcacctcctccgagaggccttcccacactgagcttccccctttccctctgctccctctgctgcccctctacccccctcttcacctcccctcagctaagcccccttttcccccccttccctccgctcctccccctctcccttcccctcccctcaccactgtgctcgtccgctcaattgtatatattttttattaccctatttattttgtaaatgagatgtacatccccttgattctatttattgctattgtttttgtccgtccgtctcccccgattagcccgtgagcccgtcaatgggcagggactgtctctatctgagaagcagcgtggctcaggagaagcagcgtggctcagtggaaagagcatgggctttggagtcagggctcatgagttcgaatcccagctctgccacttgtcggctgtgtgactttgggcaagtcacttaacttctctgtgcctcagttccctcatctgtaaaatggggattaagactgtgagccccacgtgggacaacctgattcccctatgtctaccccagcgcttagaacagtgctcggcacatagtaagcgcttaacaaataccaacattattattattattatctgttaccgatttgtacattccaagcgcttagtacagtggtctgcacatagtaagcgctcaagaaatactattgactgaatgaatgaagatcgaTTGTTGGAGGCCGCCAGGTTTCTCATAAACACTGACTGTCCCTCATTTCGCTGCCTCACCCTCtttttttttggagaaaattCTGCCGGAGGAGCTGGGGATCCCTCCTAGGTTGGAGCGAGATCACCTCGACTTTTCTCCCCGGGAGGGGAAGGCCGGCCGGTCCAGCCTGGAGCCGACGGGCCCGTTGTCACGACCGAAATCCGGCCTCTCGAGACGATGCCAGCTCGTAGTCCGATGACACCTGGCCTTTCATCCGAGAACCCACGCTCTCTGAAGAAAATCGTTGCGACCCAATTTGCCCGTGAGGAGACCGAGGCTTAGCGAGGCTCCGGGGACGTCCTGAAGGCTTCCCGGCAGTGAGACGGTAAGAAATCAAATGAGCTCTCCTACCTCCTGGGCATCTGAAAGTCTTATCTCTGTCAGTCTGCCCATccatccgtaataataataatgatggcgtttgttaagcgcttactatgtgccaagcaccgttctaagcgctgggaggatagaaggcgatcaggtcgtcccacgtggggctcacggtcttcacgcccattttacggttgaggtaactgaggcgcagagaagttaagcgccttgcccgaagttgcacagctgacacgcggcggagccgggatttgaacccgtgacctctgactccccagcccgtgctctttccaccgagcctcactgcttctgtcaTCCACCCATCTATCCATCCTACCTCATTGTTTACTCGTCTGCCATTCTTGGCAACTGGAAaagaaaactgaaagaaaaaaatagatgCGTGCTTGTGCTCATGAGAGCAGGAACTCTGTCAGGGACAGTGGGATCCGGAGCAGGGATAGGCAGATACAGCTGAGGAATCTGTGCTAGAATAATTCCAAGAAGGACCAGGCAGAAACCCGACATCCGAGGCGGGATCAGAAATCAGAGCCTATTAATAATTTAATAGGATCCCGAAAGAGCAAGAAAAAGGAGATTTCTTTTATTTGGCTTTATTCTCTACCTCTCAGCAAATAATTAGAATGGAATTTCAGCTTTATCAAATGCAGATGGTTGCGTACATATCAATCTTCTAGACATCGTATCCTGGAAATACTACACCGGCCTACTCTGGCCTTCCTGATGATGATGCTGTGATCTAAAATTGCGATATCTATTACCGTGTCTCTTCTCGGGAGCCTACTCGCTAGTACTCAGCTAATATGGAGCCCATATTTTTAAGCAACAAGCCCTTTTCCAGTTTGAAAATGCTTTTTAAGACCTCGAGAGACTTTTCATCCAATGCTGGTTTCCTCAAGCTTCCGGGTTGCAGGAATTTCTTAATTGTTGGGATGTTGCTGATTCTGGTCTGGAATCCCTAAATGTGAAAGAGCACAACCGAAATAAATCATGGAATTAACACCTTAGCTTTCAACAAAAATTTACCTCGAAGTAGGACTCAAAAATGGTGGGTGAAggtggaaaagggggaaaggctgGCGAATGTCTCTTTcacctctcttatattgtattcctccaagcacttagtatggtgctctgaacatagtattcactcaataaataccatttttaaaaaatgctatttgttaaatgcttactatgccagctgctgtaataataataatgatgatggtattggttaatcgcttactatgtgcagagcaccgttctcagctct
This genomic stretch from Ornithorhynchus anatinus isolate Pmale09 chromosome X1, mOrnAna1.pri.v4, whole genome shotgun sequence harbors:
- the TMEM14A gene encoding transmembrane protein 14A isoform X3; translated protein: MAIDWIGFGYAGMVAFGGVLGYNRKGSIISLIAGLFFGSMATYGAFCVSRDTRDVKISLLTAFVLATIMGVRFKRSKKLMPAGIVSGLSLLMILRLVLMLL
- the TMEM14A gene encoding transmembrane protein 14A isoform X1; this encodes MEAVSPMWDAGSLRLLLACRGAVTGPQSADMAIDWIGFGYAGMVAFGGVLGYNRKGSIISLIAGLFFGSMATYGAFCVSRDTRDVKISLLTAFVLATIMGVRFKRSKKLMPAGIVSGLSLLMILRLVLMLL
- the TMEM14A gene encoding transmembrane protein 14A isoform X2 codes for the protein MRLRGTRLLSADMAIDWIGFGYAGMVAFGGVLGYNRKGSIISLIAGLFFGSMATYGAFCVSRDTRDVKISLLTAFVLATIMGVRFKRSKKLMPAGIVSGLSLLMILRLVLMLL